agatgctcaattgagtttaagtcagggctctgactgggccattcaagaacagtcacggagttgtagtgaagccactccttcgttcttttagctgtgtgcttagggtcattgtcttgttggaaggtaaaccttcagcccagtctgaggtcctgagcactctggagaaggtttttgTCCAgaatatccctgtacttggccgcgttcatctttccctcgattgcaaccagtcgtcctgtccctgcagctgaaaaacacccccacagcatgatgctgccaccactatgcttcactgttgggactgtattggacaggtaatgagcagtgcctggttttctccacacataccgtttagaattaaggccaaaaagttcttcTTCACCATCTTGGaatccttcaggtgtttttttaacaaactccatgcaggctttcatgtgtcttgcactgaggagaggcttccgtcggggcgctctgccataaagccccgactggtggagggctacagtgatggttgactttctacaactttctcccatctcccgactgcatctctggagctcagccacagtgatctttgggttcttctttacctctctcaccaaggctcttctccctcgatagctcagtttggctggacggccagctctaggaagggttctggtcgtcccaaacatcttccatttaaggattatggaggccactgtgctcataGGAACCTTAAGTTAAGTcgaattttttttgtaaccttggccagatctgtgccttgccacaattctgtgtttttctgtcaatatggggtgctgtgtgtacattaatgaggaaaaaaaatgaacttaaatgatttcagcaaatggctgcaacataacaaagagtgaaacatttaagggggtctgaatactttccgtacccactgtatattcAAAATATATCACTGTAAAGGCATTTTAGGATAAATTCTTCCATTAAACAGAATTCATCACTATTTTCTGATGATCAACATAGCAAATTACCTCTGAATCCACGTCCACCGCCTCCACCTCTGCCAAATCCACCACCACCTCCTCGTCCGCCAAATCCTCCTCCACCACCTCCTCGTCCGCCATATCCTCCACCACCTCCTCGTCCACCAAATCCTCCACCACCTCCTCGTCCACCAAATCCTCCTCCACCACCTCGTCCACCAAATCCTCCACGACCGCCACGGAAGCCACCTGCAAATACATCATAAATATTAGGGTTTACACCTTTAAAGGTACATCACAATGTTACAGTTATTTAGATGTTATTACCAGAGTTGTGATCAAGCATATGTATACTGTTTTCTTGTGTGACCTTACCTCCTCTCCCACCTCTTCCTCCTCTACCTCCACCTCGTGGCCCCTTCTCACCTGGAGGCCTAGGGAGGAATCGCTGGAGGGGCAACAGCTTCATGGGGTCAATGTAGAACTGATGCAagaggagagaaagagaaagcTAATTAAAAATATGCATAATACTGTAAGTCACATACTAGTGTACTGATAAGAGGCAGTCAAAGGAAGCCACTAAAATCTCATAAGAACCCATTTGATATTCTAAAACAATAACCCGACTTcctggggctattgtgttttctaTTCGGACTACCAAATTGCTTTACCAgcctgcccgacgggctatcttaatggagagggctcctgcaggtccttacaAACTCAGTTGTTAGCAAATTTAAgaccataaaaagttttaaatattttaaatagtataagaaaagtcttaattataattttgagaggtcttacagttggagacagaaagacaagaatcgcgatagggctggattaaacttaaaggagaactccggtgtgatattgacctaaagtgtattgaatcatgataccgagtgtgaacgtaccttgcatatttcatctcggtttgtgtccagctgtccgaaatctggggtcagttagccgatgctcacaacaggttgtcaatgaaagtcaatcgggcatcgaaggagccatgtaaataaatcactgttttacaccatttacgaggcacaaagtagctccacacttcatcggtagacttcctagggccctgacatttaaaacgagacattgagaactcagaaaaagcaccggtagtttatttacaagaagatttatacagacatcttccaccaggaacagagcagtcgccgccatcttaaatgtagtcacgataaatcgagtgtggagcaccaatgaatttatcaggttatcaacgtatcaggttgtagtttccttcgtgctcgacactcgacttatcgtgactacatttaagatggcggcgactgctctgttcctggtggaagatgtctgtataaatcttcttgtaaataaactaccggtgctttttctgagttctcaatgtctcattttaaatgtcagggccctaggaagtctactgatgaagtgtggagctactttgtgcctcgtaaatggcgtaaaacagtgatttatttacatggctccttcgatgcccgattgactttcattgacaagctgttgtgagcatcggctaactgaccccagatttcggacagctggacacaaaccgagataaaatat
The window above is part of the Garra rufa unplaced genomic scaffold, GarRuf1.0 hap1_unplaced_525, whole genome shotgun sequence genome. Proteins encoded here:
- the gar1 gene encoding H/ACA ribonucleoprotein complex subunit 1, with product QDYGPPEHVVALGEFVHPCEDDIVCKCVAEDNKVPYFNAPVYLENKEQIGKVDEIFGPLRDFYFSVKLSENMKASSFKKLQKFYIDPMKLLPLQRFLPRPPGEKGPRGGGRGGRGGRGGGFRGGRGGFGGRGGGGGFGGRGGGGGFGGRGGGGGYGGRGGGGGGFGGRGGGGGFGRGGGGGRGFRGGR